One window of the Stigmatella aurantiaca genome contains the following:
- a CDS encoding transglycosylase domain-containing protein gives MKSVLWILLFLLGLAGVLLPVAYLYNASKLPQLDSEYDVEKLLKNSIEGERMSLVVGLMVKPDRPITFTRPDFARLPKDLVALYITQMGCPTYFQTPREDGVAWAWRLLLGVTVNARPGGDGRCERLLAARIALKLGVNESLPLAVAINKIHASLQKDQLIAYDLAIISFERGVVGVEDVAYKLFGKELDRLQLAELAELQLALPPHNYYGALKRCQNAAIIKQNRDYMLTQLVELDLLTDEKARNAIAQPVTCMQRR, from the coding sequence GTGAAGAGCGTTCTGTGGATTCTGCTGTTTCTTCTGGGGCTGGCCGGCGTGCTGCTGCCGGTGGCCTACCTCTACAACGCGAGCAAGCTGCCACAGCTGGACAGCGAATACGACGTCGAGAAGCTGCTCAAGAACAGCATCGAAGGCGAGCGGATGAGCCTGGTGGTGGGCTTGATGGTGAAGCCGGACCGGCCCATCACCTTCACGCGCCCGGACTTCGCCCGGCTGCCGAAGGACCTGGTGGCGCTCTACATCACCCAGATGGGGTGCCCCACCTACTTCCAGACGCCGCGCGAGGACGGGGTGGCGTGGGCGTGGCGGCTGCTGCTGGGCGTGACGGTGAATGCCCGGCCCGGCGGGGATGGCCGGTGTGAGCGGCTGCTGGCCGCGCGCATCGCGCTGAAGCTGGGGGTGAACGAGTCGCTGCCCCTGGCGGTGGCCATCAACAAGATTCACGCCTCGCTCCAGAAGGACCAGCTCATCGCCTACGACCTGGCCATCATCAGCTTCGAGCGGGGCGTGGTGGGCGTGGAGGACGTGGCCTACAAGCTGTTTGGCAAGGAGCTGGACCGGTTGCAACTGGCCGAGCTCGCGGAGCTGCAACTGGCGCTGCCGCCGCACAACTATTACGGCGCCCTGAAGCGGTGCCAGAACGCCGCCATCATCAAGCAGAACCGCGACTACATGCTCACGCAGCTCGTGGAGCTGGACCTGCTCACTGATGAGAAGGCGCGCAACGCCATCGCCCAGCCGGTGACGTGCATGCAGCGCCGGTGA